One window of the Paenibacillus beijingensis genome contains the following:
- a CDS encoding ABC transporter substrate-binding protein — protein sequence MRLKLAGMASLLALTTALAGCGASDSGSGDSAQGGKKEKLTLYTPNGAEINNPIIKEFQDRTGIEVEMISGGTGDLLKRVQAEASSPQGDVFWAGGADSLEAYSKYFEPYRTAEYDSLLPQYTDKNDIYTPFAALPMIIMYNKDLVKAGEEPKGWADLTDPKWKGKIAYADPSKSGSSFTQLATFLTAFGKEDGKGWEFVKKFYQNLDGKILSGSGLVYKSVADKEFALGVTMEEAAERYIMGGANVGIIYPSEGTSSVPDAAALIKGAKHPDAAKKFIDFLVGKDVQELIGKEFNRRSVRKDATPLQGLPQSDEIKLLDYDFAWAASNKTDIIGRFQNIVTGVE from the coding sequence ATGAGACTGAAGTTGGCTGGGATGGCAAGTTTGCTTGCATTGACGACTGCGCTTGCGGGCTGCGGAGCAAGCGATTCGGGAAGCGGCGATTCCGCACAGGGCGGCAAAAAAGAGAAACTGACGCTCTACACGCCAAACGGCGCTGAAATCAACAACCCGATCATCAAGGAGTTTCAGGACCGGACAGGCATTGAGGTGGAAATGATCTCAGGCGGCACCGGCGACCTGCTCAAGCGGGTACAGGCGGAAGCTTCCTCGCCTCAGGGCGACGTATTCTGGGCCGGCGGAGCGGATTCGCTGGAAGCCTACAGCAAATATTTCGAGCCGTACCGCACGGCCGAATACGACAGCTTGCTTCCTCAATATACGGATAAGAACGATATCTATACACCGTTTGCGGCGCTGCCGATGATCATCATGTATAACAAGGATCTGGTAAAAGCGGGCGAAGAGCCGAAAGGCTGGGCCGATTTGACCGATCCGAAATGGAAGGGCAAGATCGCGTACGCGGATCCTTCCAAATCGGGTTCCTCCTTTACGCAGCTGGCGACGTTTCTTACGGCGTTTGGCAAAGAAGACGGCAAAGGATGGGAATTCGTCAAGAAGTTCTATCAAAATCTCGACGGCAAAATATTGTCCGGCTCCGGTCTCGTCTATAAATCGGTTGCCGACAAGGAATTCGCGCTCGGCGTGACGATGGAAGAAGCGGCGGAACGATATATTATGGGCGGCGCCAACGTCGGCATCATCTATCCTTCCGAAGGAACGTCTTCCGTTCCGGATGCGGCCGCGTTGATCAAGGGAGCGAAACACCCGGATGCGGCCAAGAAGTTCATTGATTTTCTGGTCGGCAAAGACGTGCAGGAGCTGATCGGCAAAGAGTTCAACCGCCGTTCGGTGCGTAAGGACGCGACCCCGCTGCAGGGCTTGCCGCAATCGGATGAAATAAAGCTGCTCGATTACGATTTCGCCTGGGCCGCATCCAACAAAACCGATATTATTGGCCGCTTCCAGAACATTGTGACGGGAGTCGAGTAA